A single genomic interval of Spinacia oleracea cultivar Varoflay chromosome 6, BTI_SOV_V1, whole genome shotgun sequence harbors:
- the LOC110778043 gene encoding uncharacterized protein isoform X2, producing MGRTSDVKVGLKMILHIAENVFPQKRRENSFPFLIRSFQKKPSSLSFPNQISLLSDLLLLLSAWATSNRNRLYASMKSDHRVSTQSSVQVKKEEKKANFRWSKPMSKVLLEFLAEEVRKGNRPNNSFRTSSFVAAAKNISELFHTTCTADHVENHMRTVRATWGIISKLRGTSGFGWDDSVKMVTVSPIAFNTYVQQYPTHERYLNRKIDMYEEISIVAGKDMARGDFSKSFADIEVTSIESGQGPTTTTENGPTTTTENGPTTTTENGPIKSESATSSEPRPHRKRTRVEEEGCDLQQISTQLGEVVGALKKFSNNQLDVEKLHEEIMKMEDFDELVRDAAFDHLVEREMLAKAFLTKSESLRRLWLQKFVKSLRSY from the exons ATGGGCCGGACTTCTGATGTAAAAGTTGGGCTGAAAATGATTTTACATATCGCTGAAAACGTTTTCCCCCAAAAAAGAAGGGAAAACAGTTTTCCATTTCTTATTCGCTCGTTCCAAAAGAAGCCTTCTTCTCTCTCGTTCCCAAATcaaatctctctcctctcagatctcctcctcctcctctcaGCGTGGGCAACTTCAAATCGAAATAG ATTGTATGCTAGTATGAAGTCGGATCACAGAGTATCAACTCAAAGTTCAGTTCAG gtgaaaaaagaagaaaagaaagcgAATTTTCGTTGGTCAAAACCAATGTCCAAGGTATTGCTGGAATTTCTTGCTGAAGAAGTGAGAAAAGGAAACAGGCCAAACAACTCATTCAGAACTAGTTCTTTCGTAGCAGCCGCAAAGAATATTTCTGAACTATTTCACACTACTTGTACCGCTGATCATGTTGAGAACCATATGAGGACAGTGAGAGCTACATGGGGAATAATATCAAAACTTCGAGGGACCTCTGGCTTTGGATGGGATGACAGCGTGAAGATGGTCACAGTATCTCCTATTGCTTTTAATACTTATGTTCAG CAATACCCAACTCATGAGCGGTATCTCAATCGAAAAATTGATATGTATGAGGAAATATCAATTGTTGCTGGCAAAGATATGGCTAGAGGAGACTTTTCTAAGTCATTTGCTGACATTGAAGTGACTAGCATTGAGAGTGGGCAGGGGCCGACAACCACTACTGAAAATGGGCCAACAACCACTACTGAAAATGGGCCAACAACCACTACTGAAAATGGGCCAATTAAATCAGAGAGTGCTACTTCTTCAGAGCCTAGGCCACATCGGAAGAGGACTCGAGTTGAAGAGGAAGGGTGTGATTTGCAACAAATATCTACTCAATTAGGAGAAGTCGTTGGTGCTCTTAAAAAATTTTCGAACAACCAACTTGATGTGGAAAAGCTTCATGAAGAGATAATGAAGATGGAGGATTTTGATGAACTAGTTCGTGATGCCGC
- the LOC110778043 gene encoding uncharacterized protein isoform X1: protein MGRTSDVKVGLKMILHIAENVFPQKRRENSFPFLIRSFQKKPSSLSFPNQISLLSDLLLLLSAWATSNRNRLYASMKSDHRVSTQSSVQMTRELKGMIIGAVAAIIGYVLAFLEVYKSRNGGPRIIRQPYVNRDSLREANINSILCCGDTHCLGQIRMRPTAYFSLCNILVERGLLWECRQMSVKEQVLIFLHLLGHNVRFRAIGGRFFRSTWTIHQYFHVVLQAILRLYTKFVKPPTTTLQPEIQNNPRFFPWFEDFIGAIDGTHVRASVPIEMQDRFRGRKGGTTQNVLAAVNFDLKFTYVLAGWEGSAHDSKVLGDALRRGFKVPQGKYYLADGGYGDRKGFMPPFRKVRYHLKEYTNNPPENDKELFNLRHSSLRMCVERAFGVLKKRFRVLDAEPFWPFKTQVDVVLACCVIHNYLRGVDPNDPIAREVDMEMNSQDARAPLTRREVREETKECVKKRNAISLAMWTAYKKPRTL from the exons ATGGGCCGGACTTCTGATGTAAAAGTTGGGCTGAAAATGATTTTACATATCGCTGAAAACGTTTTCCCCCAAAAAAGAAGGGAAAACAGTTTTCCATTTCTTATTCGCTCGTTCCAAAAGAAGCCTTCTTCTCTCTCGTTCCCAAATcaaatctctctcctctcagatctcctcctcctcctctcaGCGTGGGCAACTTCAAATCGAAATAG ATTGTATGCTAGTATGAAGTCGGATCACAGAGTATCAACTCAAAGTTCAGTTCAG ATGACCCGTGAATTAAAAGGCATGATTATTGGTGCTGTGGCAGCCATTATTGGTTATGTTCTTGCTTTTCTTGAAGTTTATAAGTCTAGAAATGGAGGGCCTAGAATAATAAGGCAACCTTACGTGAATAGGGATAGTTTGAGGGAGGCTAATATTAATAGTATTCTATGTTGTGGTGATACTCATTGTTTAGGACAGATTCGTATGAGACCCACTGCTTATTTTAGCTTGTGCAATATTTTAGTTGAGAGGGGACTACTGTGGGAATGTCGTCAAATGAGTGTGAAGGAGCAAGTACTTATATTTTTACACTTGTTGGGACATAATGTAAGGTTTCGAGCAATTGGAGGGAGGTTTTTTAGGTCAACTTGGACCATACATCAGTATTTTCATGTTGTGCTTCAAGCTATCCTTCGATTGTACACAAAATTTGTAAAACCACCAACAACTACACTTCAACCAGAAATCCAAAACAACCCTAGGTTCTTTCCATGGTTTGAGGATTTCATAGGAGCTATAGATGGGACACATGTACGTGCATCTGTTCCTATTGAGATGCAAGATAGATTTCGCGGTAGGAAGGGTGGGACGACACAAAATGTGTTAGCTGCTGTTAATTTTGACCTTAAATTTACTTATGTTCTTGCTGGTTGGGAGGGTTCTGCGCATGATTCGAAGGTCTTAGGTGATGCACTAAGAAGGGGGTTCAAGGTACCACAAG GAAAGTATTATCTGGCTGACGGAGGGTACGGTGATCGTAAAGGTTTTATGCCTCCATTTAGGAAAGTTCGTTATCATTTGAAAGAGTATACTAACAACCCTCCTGAAAATGACAAAGAGTTGTTCAATCTTCGTCATTCTTCACTTAGAATGTGTGTAGAGAGGGCATTTGGAGTACTGAAGAAGAGGTTTCGTGTCTTGGATGCCGAGCCATTTTGGCCATTTAAAACACAAGTTGATGTGGTTCTAGCTTGTTGTGTGATACACAACTACCTTAGAGGCGTAGATCCAAATGACCCAATTGCAAGAGAAGTTGACATGGAGATgaattcacaagatgcaagagCACCACTTACTCGAAGGGAAGTGAGAGAAGAAACAAAAGAGTGTGTGAAAAAGAGAAATGCCATATCATTGGCGATGTGGACAGCATATAAGAAGCCTCGGACATTGTAA